CTCCAAGTTTAATCAAATCCTTCAGGGTCATCATTTTCGGGTGGTTCATCTGTGTGTCGTCGAGAACGATAACCATCTCAACATGTTTAATTTCATCGATCATGGAGAGAGCTTTATCGGCTTGATCTTTATCTCCGCAAAATAAAAATCGTGATTCGGAATGCTGGACAATCCACTTCATTTGTTTAGCCGTCAGAGTCGGATAAATCGTGGTTAAAGCGCCGCGCGAGCACATCGTCGCGTAATCCGCCATCGCCCAAAGATGGGAGTTTCCCGAGACAATCCCTACGCGCTCGCCAGGTCGAATGCCGAGCAATTTAAGCCCACCAGCCATTTTTTCAACAATCTGCCGAACTTGAGCAAATGTCAATTCTTTCCAAACGCCTGATTCTTTGTAGCCGTAACAGGGTTTTGTCGCGTACCTGTCCGTGTTTATGATAAACATTTCCGCAATGGTTTGAAACGTAACAGCAGTCATTTTTCCTCCCTTATTGTTAGATCGAGTTTTCCCTTGTTTTTATTTCCCAAAAACTTAACTTTATCACGCTTTTTGCCGAGGTGGTGAAATTGGTAGACGCAGCGGACTCAAAATCCGCCGGACTTCGGTCCATGGGGGTTCGATTCCCCCTCTCGGCACAACCCGAATCCCAAGTAAAAACTATTCCCATTTTCGTCTGGTCCTTCGGATTCATACTAAAATGCGATTAAACGAATAAACGAAAATTTATTTTGATTGAAGTTTAGCGAGGGCGCTTCGTGCTTTCCTGACCTCTTCTTTCGCCGATGGATAATTCTTCAGCACTTTTTGAAATTCATCGACCGCTTTTGTCGATTGGTCAAGGTTTAGGTAACAAAATCCTATGCGCAACTGTGCATAGGCTTCTTTGTTGCGATCACCCAGCCCGAAAACTTTCATAAACGCCGATAGAGCGTCTTGATAATTTTTCATACTGAAAAATGCTTCACCAATCCAATATTGCGCATTGTCTGCGAGCGGATGGGATGAATCGATCTTGACAATTTGCTCAAAAAGCGGCATTGCCATATCGTATTTTTTACTTTCCATCAGATGACTGGCGTTGGCGTATAGTTTTTCCTGCCGCAATATGACATCGGAAGCAGGTCGAACCACCACGATGGGACCGGGTTTTGGTAATTGCTCCTGTTCGGTTTTTAGACATTCCATCAGCGTCTTTCCTTCGACTGTTCCATCAAACAGTTCAAACGACACTCGCCTATTGAGAGATGATGGACCCTTCGCACCTTCGACAAGCGGCTTGCTGTCGCCTTCCGATTTGATCTCGATTCTGTTTCCTATGATGATTTGATCGTCAGGCGGGAAAAAATCAAGAATCCGATTGCCGATTACGACGGCACGTTTCTCAGAGACTTCGCGATTGAAATCTGAGGCGCCATCATTATCTGCATACCCAGTAATCCGAAGATGCAAACTCTCATCGCTTTTCAGTATCTTGACGATTTTATTCAGTGTCAACATATAGTTGCCATTGAGCTTAGTGCTCGGAGATTTCCATTCGCCGCGTTCAAAGAAAATATCATCGAATGTCATATTGAGAAAATGTAAAATCTGACCCTTTATGGGCATAAAAGTAGATGTTGCTTTGACCGGAATTTTTACGGTTCCGGGAGCAACGACCTTTTCTGTGGCTGGTGGTTGAGGTGTCACTGAAGTGGTTGCGGTTTTTGTGGTGTCTTTTTGAACTGGTTTAAGTTCAACCGGCCGCTTCGGAGAATCGGATTTGACTGCGCTCGTGTCGGGTTTGACAATAGGTTGTTTTACGGTCGGAGAAACGTTCACGGCCGGAGTTTGTTTCTTCGACAGCAATTTTGCTAACGAGTCTGGCGAGATACTTTTCGTTTGGGTTCGCAGTTGAGGATTCACCGTCGTCTGTTGAGTCGTTCTCTGAGGAAAAGTTTTTGGAGTCTCTTTTTTGACGGCTTCCTTGCCGCCGCCACAGGAGACCAGTAAAAAAGCAGTTAAAAGCCACGCTAATTTTTTCATTTCTCCGCCCTCCAAAAATAAAAGCATCCGCCAGTCAATATAATTTAAAGAATGACGGATGCTTGATTGATGTTTTAGAACCCCCTTTTATTTCTTTTTGGTCGCTTCAACCGGAGGTGTTTCTAAAATCTTGACTCTTTTTTCCAAATCGCTGAAATCTCGATTGATTTTGGTCAGAGCCGTTTGTAAATCCATAACAGATTGGTTGGTATTTCTTTGCAATTTGGTAATTCTGTCGCCGAGAGATTCTTGATCAGTCTTCAGATTCGCCAGCTGAGACTCAGTCATTGAGCGCAGTTCATTGATGGCCAGATTGGTCGAGTCCAATTTCGCTTCAAAATTTCTCTCGCTTTCATCCAGCCTATTGTTCATTTGTTGTAGGTCAACCTGGAACTGCTGAATGTGTTTTCCCCGTCCGATAAACTGAAGTTCAAGGTCATTTAAACCATGATCGAATTGTTCAATAGTAACAATGCGAACCGAATCCTTAACATCCAACGTGGCCAGCGTTTGCTCCATAGTATTCATTTGATAAACGAGGTAGCCAGAGACGACAACAAGTAAGATAATCATGATCGTCTTAATCAACTCTTTCATTCCAAACTCCCATATTTTACTTTTTTACCATGTTCTTTCGGTTAGTCAAACAGATGCCGCGACCATTCATTTTGCGAGGTTTCTCCCGGTGCTGTATCTTCCAATCCAGTCTTCAAAGCGTCAAACCCTTTTTCGGTTTCCGATGCGGGGAAATCTTTCAGTTGTTTCATAAGCGACTCGACGTCTTGATTGAAGATGGCGATTGTTTTCTCCAGCCGTTTAAAGAGCTCTTCCATGAGTTCTTTCCCATATAAATTATTGATACCCTGTAAAAGATCGTCGAATTTAGAAATCAGATAACTTTTGCAACTTTCGTCACTCCCAAAATCAGTTATTTTTCCATCAGCCATATTCGAGAAATCCTTACAAAAAATATCAACAGCAAATTTACAAATCTCATTTTAAATATCAATGGATTTCTACGTGATAATTTCACATTCGCTCTTTTTTAAATTCTTCCCAACGATCGATTTCCTTTAATATCTGCCTACAAATACTCCGCAGATATGGATTCACTTTAATTTCGACCGTCGGTTTATTCTGCGTCAGTTTATCCATAACTTCCCGAAATTCCGCCAGTTCGGAACGATCTACTTCGATACTTAATCGTGTCAACATTTTCAAACTCCGTCTATACTGTTTGTAATTTCACAGTTTTAAGCCGATTCCACAACCAGAATTTTCATTCAACAAGAACCTTTCCCGTTGCGAATTTCATTCCAAACGACGGAAAATTCACTCCGCTCAATGAGAAATAAATGACATTTAGAACAGTACATGTCGTCTTCGGTCGTCCGATCGTGAAGGTTAATGCAATAGAACAGAGCGTCTAAGGAAATTTCTGTTGGTCAAATGACGACAGCCTATTAAATTTGGGCGCAATGGTTAAAGTTAAAGAAAAGTCTAAGTCAACTTTCGTCGGGAAAAAATTAAAGCCAAAATCCTCTTTCGTCGAAAGCCTTTCTTTCACCAGTAGGAATTATCTGATTTTTGGAATCGGACTGCTTGCCATCATTTTCGGCTATATCGTCATGGCAAAAGGCAGTACCTACAGTTTTCAATCGCTGACCGTAGCGCCGATTATTTTATTGATCGGCTACATCGTTGTCATTCCGATTGCTATTCTCTATCGAAAGAAAGACCGAGCCGAAAAATCCGATACTGCGAAGTAGTTCCGGCATTTTTGTAGTTTTAACGGATCATCTTCGGATGAATCGCGGAATAGGTGCATTTATAAAAAAGCCCTCACGAAGAGGGCTTTAGATTATCCTTAGAAAGATGGCAATCAGGGTTTGATTTCCGTATTAGCGACAGGCTTTGGTTCCGTTTTTCCGGCTTTTTTGGATTTCCCCACTGTGGTCGATTTCGGTTCGCTTCCAGCAGAAGAATTTGTTTCACTATGTCGCTTAGCATAATCCGTAATATAAAATCCCGAACCTTTAAAAATCAATCCAACGCCTCCGCTGATCCGACGGTGAACGGTAGCTTTTCCACATTTTGGGCAGATGGTTAATGGCTCGGACGACATACTTTGAAAATTTTCAAACTCATATCCACAGTTATCGCAAACATATTCATAAGTAGGCATAATTCAGACTTTCTAAGCAAGATTACAAAGAATTGCCGAGACGTTGACAATATCTTCCGCACTGCAACCTCTCGAAAGATCATTCATCGGTTTCTTTAACCCTTGGATGATCGGACCGATCACTTCGCAACCGCCGATCCGTTGAGTCAGTTTGTAACCGATGTTTCCCGAACCCAGATCGGGAAAAATCAATACATTCGCATTACCGGCGATTGGGCTTCCCGGCGCTTTCTTCTCGCACACTTTCGGAACAATGGCGGCATCAAGTTGCAATTCACCATCGATCAGCAGATCAGAACGTTTTTTCTTGACGATTTCCGTCGCTATCGAAACTTTTTCTGCAAGAGGATGTTTAGCGCTTCCTTTGGTCGAAAATGAAAGCATGGCAACACGAGGTTCTTCCTTGACAATTTTCCGATGCGTTTCGGCTGTAGCAATAGCAATATCGGCAAGTTGTTCAGCCGTCGGGTCTGGCAAAACCGCGCAATCCGCAAAGCTCCAGATTTGTTCCGTATTCGGCGAAATGACCAAAATATCACTGGAAACCGTTGGCGTTTCGGGTTTTGTGCCGATGATCTGAAGCGCCGCGCGCAAGACATTTCCCGTCGTTGTGATTGCTCCGGAAACACAACCGTCTGCAAGATTCTTCTCGACCATCATTGCGCCCCAAAATGTCGGATTAGTCATGATACTTTCCGCATCGCTGAGCGTTGTTCCTTTATGCTTTCTTTTTTCATAATACGTATCAACAAATTCGCGGTAGCGATTGGATGATACCGGATCAACGATCTCAATTCCTTTTAAAGAGATTTGAATCCGCTCAGCCATTTGGTTGATGCTATTTGGATTGCCAATTAGAATCGGCGTTGCGATTTTTTCGGATTTCAACGTTGCGGCGGCGATAAGAACGCGTTCATCTATTGATTCCGGAAGTACAATTCTTTTATGAGTTTGCCTGGCTTTTTCCCGGACATTTTCGATTAATTTCATTGATTACTCTTTCAGTTTACTATACAATTCGTTTTTAACATACTCCGGAACAAACTGGCTGACATCGCCTCCGAATTTGGCAATTTCCCGCACCGTGCTGGAACTTAGATAAGTGTAATCGACGCGTGGCATCAAAAAAACCGTATCAATATCCTCATTTAACTGACGATTCGTCAACGCCATCTGGAATTCAAATTCGAAATCTGAAACAGCTCGGAGTCCACGAATAATTACCGAAGCGTGAACTTTACTGGCGTAATTTACCACTAACCCCGTAAAATGATCGATGCGAACGTTATCAAATTTCTCGGTCGTTTTTCGGATCATTTCGAGACGTTCCTCAACCGTGAAAACGGGCTTTTTATCGACATTCACGGCAATCGCAATGTAAACAAGATCAAAAATCGCCGATGCACGTTCTAAAATATCCAGATGACCATTGGTGATTGGATCAAATGTGCCCGGATAAATGGCTATTTTCATTTACACTCTCATAAAATTGAGACTGGTCTCGCCGATGATACGCCGCGAGGTCAGTTTAGATTGAATACTGGATGGAATGGCCAACTCTTTTTCCGCTTCTAAAACGACAGTTGTACCCTCGGGAAGTTGAAGAAACGAATCGAAGAGTTGTTCCAATTTTGGAAATCGGTAAGGCGGGTCTGCAAAGTAAATATCTGCGCCCTCCGAACTCTTTAAAAACCGGATAGCATCCATGTCTAAAATATCAATTTGTTCCAGAACGGAAAGTTCAGCCGCATTGGACTGGATAATTTCGATGGATTGTCTATTTATTTCGACGAAAGTACAATGAACTGCACCACGTGAGATCGCTTCAAACCCGAGGTTTCCGGTACCGGCAAAGAGATCTACAACGCGTTGTCCTTCGATATCTCCAAGAATGGAAAACATGGTTTCTTTCACCCTATCCTGAGTTGGACGAATTGTTCGATCTTTTCCGGTTTTCAGATGTCGGCTTTTAAAAAAACCAGCAATGATACGAATCATAACGCCCGCGGCGGGAATATCTGGACGTCAACGATCATATTCAAAGGATTGTTCTGCAATGAATCGGACGCTGATTGGTGAATAGAAATATCCTCTATCCCGCAATTAACATAAACCTTTTGCAACTCATCAAAAAATGTTGCGATTGTAGCGTATGTTCCGCCGCCATTAATTTGCGCCATCCGAACATCCGGCGAAGGGGCGCTAAATATTTTCAAAGGTGACAGTGAAATCATTGACCTCTTCCCAGCGACGAAAATAACTTGAGATGTTTTTATATCATCAATAAAACGATAACACTTCCCACTCCTCGCTGTATCTTCCTGAAATTTAACAATCGCCGTCAGTCGCACGGGATGCGTCCCTACTGACAGATCCGGTTCAATACGGAAAACTTCAGTTGAGACAAATTGTGAAGTTCCTTCAAGAGCGCTCTTTAAAACGTCGCACTCCTGCTGAGTCCGAATATTCATGATAAAAGTGACTGAATTATCCTTTGTATACAAATATTGAAGGATGGAATTTTGCGGTAAATTTTCCAGAACTCTCCGAGTAAAATCGAGCCGGTTTTTACCTGCGATGATCATTTTTATATATTCCGGTGCGATTTCATCTTTATCAGATGGTTGTGTAAATGGAAGAACCGTCAGGATTGATTCGGCGACATTTTGAGTTTTATCCGCAAGTTCGGTTTTTTTCGCGCGACTAAACTTCTCTATAAAAAATGACGCAATTCTCGAAAAATCTACTTGTTTGTAAAATCCACTCCGATAGCCCCAAAATCCGGCGCCGATGATTCCAATCAAAATAAGATAACCCAAATACCGAAAAACCACCCGTCTGACACGGTGAGTTTTAACGGAGACAATTTCCGACTTCTTTTTCGGCGGAACCGACGTGTGTTTCGGAACAAATTCTCCCTTTTCGGCTTGCTCGATCAAATCGAGGTTCTTTTCGGCTTTCGCAAAAACATCTTCGCCGGTATTTACTGACGGTTGGATTTCGGTGGCTGAAACAACTGGTTTCTCCTGCGTCGGGGATTTTTCAACATCCGGCATTTGCAGAAATATTTCGCTATTCTGATAACCGGGACTTGTGGCAAGATTTAGCCGAATCATGGATTCCTCCCGGACATGCGACGCTGAATAAGTCCCATTACATCGGAGAATTGACACATGGCTCCGACGCCGTCGCCGTCGTTTTTATATTGCTCGATCGGCTTTAGATTTTTGAACGGATCGACTATCGATAGATTGGCAACCTCGTAGGTTTCGAGCATATTGAAAAAGTCCGACTCAACATCGTTGGAGTAAAAATATAACTGGTCCAGCGAACTTAATGATTCGATAGCGAACGATCTCAGCGAACTTAATTCGGAAATGATAGAATCAAGGTGAACGTCAGATTTAGCGGAACTTAGCAATGTATATTCCGATTCACCGGTAAATTGGAAATCCGCGTAATTTTGGAACTCACCAGAATCGACGATCAATAAACTGTGACGGTTTTCATCTACCAACCAAACGGCCCATTTATCTTTAGCCTTTGGCTGAACGATTTGCTCGATCGCGTTTGCGGCACTGAAAATATTGATATCCAACAAGTCGATATTGAACCCTGCGGGCTGAGCGGCGCTGAACAGGATTTTTCCCACTTCCTTGAAGTATGAAATCGTCAGATACCGTTTGAGGTTTTGTTCGGCTGTCGAGAGGGGATAATGCTGGGTAAATTTCTTGTCGGTGATATTTCCGAGACGTGTGCGCGAAGCCCAATCCAGAGCATTTTCTACATCCGTGTCGTTCATGTCGGGATCTAGATCATTTATAGAAATATTGAAAAAAGCTGAAGGAATTGAAATAGAAAGATGCCTTTCCGGAACAGGCAAGTCAGCCCGAATCTGCGAGAGAACAGATTCGATTGACTGTACGGCATTCGGATTATCTACCAGTCTTTCATTAAATGGAACCGATAATGGCCTTTTCCCGATAACTTCTACAGAAAAAGCGTTCTCCTGTTTGATCAATTGACCAAAACGTACGAACTGTTCAGAGAAACTAGCACAAAGCATTAATTCTTCTTTCTAGAAGAAAAGATCGTTAGTCTTTCCAGCTTTTTTCATCGTTTTCTATATAGCCCGCTGACGTGTCTTTGAAAGCAAAGAACAAATATCGTTTTTCCTTAAATTCTCCCTTCAAAGGATCCTGAATCCTGACTTTACTGGTATCGCTTGAAATCTGATATAGTTCCTTAATTAACGGACTGTACGCAAAAGTTGTATCTAAGTAAAACGGACGATAATAGCGATTGATTTGGACTCGCGTGCTATTTTCAGAGCCTAAAGCCTTCCGAAA
This Candidatus Marinimicrobia bacterium CG08_land_8_20_14_0_20_45_22 DNA region includes the following protein-coding sequences:
- a CDS encoding FmdB family transcriptional regulator codes for the protein MPTYEYVCDNCGYEFENFQSMSSEPLTICPKCGKATVHRRISGGVGLIFKGSGFYITDYAKRHSETNSSAGSEPKSTTVGKSKKAGKTEPKPVANTEIKP
- the pta gene encoding phosphate acetyltransferase, whose product is MKLIENVREKARQTHKRIVLPESIDERVLIAAATLKSEKIATPILIGNPNSINQMAERIQISLKGIEIVDPVSSNRYREFVDTYYEKRKHKGTTLSDAESIMTNPTFWGAMMVEKNLADGCVSGAITTTGNVLRAALQIIGTKPETPTVSSDILVISPNTEQIWSFADCAVLPDPTAEQLADIAIATAETHRKIVKEEPRVAMLSFSTKGSAKHPLAEKVSIATEIVKKKRSDLLIDGELQLDAAIVPKVCEKKAPGSPIAGNANVLIFPDLGSGNIGYKLTQRIGGCEVIGPIIQGLKKPMNDLSRGCSAEDIVNVSAILCNLA
- a CDS encoding pantetheine-phosphate adenylyltransferase → MKIAIYPGTFDPITNGHLDILERASAIFDLVYIAIAVNVDKKPVFTVEERLEMIRKTTEKFDNVRIDHFTGLVVNYASKVHASVIIRGLRAVSDFEFEFQMALTNRQLNEDIDTVFLMPRVDYTYLSSSTVREIAKFGGDVSQFVPEYVKNELYSKLKE
- the rsmD gene encoding 16S rRNA (guanine(966)-N(2))-methyltransferase RsmD; amino-acid sequence: MIRIIAGFFKSRHLKTGKDRTIRPTQDRVKETMFSILGDIEGQRVVDLFAGTGNLGFEAISRGAVHCTFVEINRQSIEIIQSNAAELSVLEQIDILDMDAIRFLKSSEGADIYFADPPYRFPKLEQLFDSFLQLPEGTTVVLEAEKELAIPSSIQSKLTSRRIIGETSLNFMRV